A part of Pantoea vagans genomic DNA contains:
- a CDS encoding major outer membrane lipoprotein, whose translation MNRTKLVLGAVVLASTLLAGCSSNAKIDQLSSDVQTLNAKVDQLSNDVNAVRSDVQAAKDDAARANQRLDNQAHSYRK comes from the coding sequence ATGAATCGTACTAAACTGGTACTGGGCGCGGTAGTTCTGGCTTCAACTCTGCTGGCTGGTTGCTCAAGCAACGCTAAAATCGACCAGCTGTCTTCAGACGTTCAGACTCTGAACGCTAAAGTTGACCAGCTGAGCAACGACGTGAACGCAGTGCGTTCAGACGTTCAGGCTGCTAAAGATGACGCAGCTCGCGCTAACCAGCGTCTGGACAACCAGGCTCACTCTTACCGTAAGTAA
- a CDS encoding L,D-transpeptidase family protein has protein sequence MKPALRLAGALLLTCFGLSAPAFATEYPLPPPDSRLIGENVLTQVPDDKQPLESIAARYQVGLLGMLEANPGTDPWLPKAGTQLTVPLQMILPDTPREGIVVNLAELRLYYYPKGEDKVIVYPIGIGQLGAATPVMVTQISQKIPNPTWTPTPNIRKRYAKEGITLPGVVPAGPDNPMGQFAMRLARGTGQYLIHGTNAKFGIGMRVSSGCIRLRSEDIEALFNAAPKGTRVQIINQPVKYAVEPDGKRYVEVHQPLSRNDKDDPQTMPIAIGSDLKKFMKSEKSDSALIKASLTRRSGMPVLVSSGEPVQSDTVPPAGLESASADANSPDVQAEGKAAQP, from the coding sequence ATGAAACCTGCTTTACGTTTAGCCGGTGCATTGCTGCTGACCTGCTTTGGGCTCTCTGCACCCGCATTCGCCACCGAATACCCGCTGCCACCGCCTGACAGTCGCCTGATTGGCGAAAACGTTCTGACTCAGGTTCCTGATGATAAACAACCCCTGGAATCAATCGCGGCCCGCTACCAGGTCGGGCTACTGGGCATGCTGGAGGCGAATCCCGGTACCGATCCCTGGCTGCCCAAAGCGGGTACCCAGCTGACGGTGCCGCTGCAGATGATCCTGCCTGATACGCCGCGCGAAGGGATTGTGGTGAATCTGGCCGAGCTGCGTCTCTACTACTATCCCAAAGGGGAAGATAAGGTCATCGTCTATCCCATCGGCATTGGCCAACTGGGGGCGGCAACGCCAGTCATGGTGACGCAGATCAGCCAGAAAATCCCGAATCCCACCTGGACGCCCACCCCGAACATCCGCAAGCGTTACGCCAAAGAGGGCATTACATTACCTGGCGTGGTACCCGCTGGACCGGATAACCCGATGGGGCAGTTTGCCATGCGTCTGGCACGTGGCACCGGCCAGTATCTGATCCACGGTACCAATGCGAAGTTTGGCATCGGCATGCGGGTCAGTTCAGGCTGCATTCGTCTGCGTTCAGAGGACATAGAAGCGCTGTTTAACGCTGCGCCAAAAGGGACGCGTGTTCAGATCATCAATCAGCCGGTTAAGTACGCGGTGGAGCCGGATGGAAAACGCTACGTGGAAGTGCATCAGCCGCTGTCGCGCAATGATAAAGACGATCCGCAGACTATGCCCATTGCGATCGGCAGTGACCTGAAGAAATTCATGAAGAGTGAGAAGAGCGATAGCGCGCTGATTAAAGCCAGCTTAACGCGACGCTCAGGCATGCCTGTACTGGTCAGCAGTGGCGAGCCGGTGCAGAGTGATACCGTGCCGCCTGCGGGGCTGGAGAGTGCCTCTGCAGACGCGAATAGCCCGGATGTGCAGGCCGAAGGTAAAGCTGCGCAGCCCTGA